A single Candidatus Limnocylindrales bacterium DNA region contains:
- a CDS encoding ABC transporter permease, whose translation MSVLARLRQNGLAFSGGIVVAALFLVALLAPWLAPYDPHHIDSRHVLDPPSAAHWLGTDSLGRDLLSRMLYGARVSLLVGFVSVGISTAIGVSLGAVAGYFRGIVDAVIMRFVDVMLCFPTFFLILAVIAYLDASIWNIMLVIGLTSWMGVCRLVRAEVMSLRERDFMTAAQALGMPPSRVILRHALPNAMAPVFVTAILGVAGAILLESALSFLGIGVQPPDPSWGNILTEGKDTIGVAWWLSVCPGLAILVTVLGYNLLGEGLRDVLDPRLKAR comes from the coding sequence GTGAGCGTGCTGGCGCGGCTGCGGCAGAACGGCCTGGCCTTCAGCGGCGGCATCGTCGTGGCGGCACTGTTCCTGGTCGCGCTGCTGGCGCCGTGGCTGGCGCCCTACGATCCGCACCACATCGACTCGCGCCACGTCCTGGACCCGCCCAGCGCCGCGCATTGGCTCGGCACCGACAGCCTCGGCCGCGACCTGCTCAGCCGCATGCTTTACGGCGCGCGCGTGTCGCTGCTGGTGGGCTTCGTCTCGGTCGGCATATCGACCGCCATCGGCGTCTCGCTGGGCGCAGTGGCCGGCTACTTCCGCGGCATCGTCGATGCCGTCATCATGCGCTTCGTGGATGTGATGCTGTGCTTCCCGACGTTCTTCCTCATCCTGGCGGTGATCGCGTACCTGGATGCGAGCATCTGGAACATCATGCTCGTGATCGGCCTGACCTCCTGGATGGGAGTGTGCCGTCTGGTGCGGGCCGAAGTGATGAGCCTGCGCGAGCGCGATTTCATGACCGCGGCGCAGGCCCTCGGCATGCCGCCCTCGCGCGTGATCCTTCGTCACGCGCTGCCCAACGCGATGGCGCCGGTATTCGTCACGGCCATTCTCGGCGTTGCCGGCGCGATCCTGCTCGAGAGCGCACTGTCTTTCCTCGGCATCGGCGTCCAGCCGCCCGATCCGAGCTGGGGCAACATCCTGACCGAGGGCAAGGACACCATCGGCGTGGCCTGGTGGCTGTCGGTGTGCCCGGGCCTGGCGATCCTGGTGACCGTGCTCGGCTACAACCTGCTCGGCGAAGGGCTGCGCGACGTTCTCGATCCGAGGCTCAAGGCGCGCTGA
- a CDS encoding DUF4292 domain-containing protein, producing the protein MLSSCAPLAAPQQRSFADARAPEPWRIAARISKRDHDLATFRGQARLDYQGSKQRFRSSQVVAVQAPQSIRIDVMNPFGVSYTVATDGRRLAAFDRREKVFYEGSAHADSFHRFTGVPLGAAELAALIRGLPPTIGSADGTVTKANDGWEWTRQLPGGATLDMVVDFEHLEPLRLRMRGAPGSQDVEAAFGDYRDVAGVRVPFWIYVTFADGSSLTLTYKSVQRGVALQPDAFVLERPPKARVVDIDTRRGGG; encoded by the coding sequence TTGCTGTCTTCCTGTGCGCCGCTGGCGGCGCCGCAGCAGCGTTCCTTCGCCGACGCGCGAGCGCCCGAGCCGTGGCGCATTGCCGCTCGTATCTCCAAGCGTGACCACGATCTGGCCACGTTTCGCGGACAGGCGCGCCTGGACTACCAGGGCAGCAAGCAGCGCTTCCGTTCTTCCCAGGTGGTCGCGGTGCAGGCGCCGCAGAGCATTCGCATCGACGTCATGAATCCCTTTGGCGTCAGCTACACGGTAGCCACCGATGGTCGGCGGCTGGCAGCGTTCGATCGTCGCGAGAAGGTCTTCTACGAAGGCAGCGCGCACGCCGACAGCTTTCACCGCTTCACCGGCGTGCCGCTCGGCGCGGCCGAGCTTGCGGCGCTCATCCGCGGGCTTCCGCCCACGATCGGATCGGCGGACGGCACGGTCACCAAGGCGAACGACGGTTGGGAGTGGACGCGCCAGCTTCCCGGTGGTGCCACTCTCGACATGGTGGTGGACTTCGAGCACCTCGAGCCGCTGCGCCTGCGAATGCGCGGCGCCCCCGGCAGCCAGGACGTGGAGGCTGCCTTCGGCGACTATCGCGACGTGGCGGGTGTGCGCGTGCCGTTCTGGATCTACGTCACCTTCGCCGACGGCAGCAGCCTTACGCTGACGTACAAGTCGGTGCAGCGCGGCGTCGCGCTCCAGCCCGATGCCTTCGTGCTGGAGCGGCCGCCCAAGGCGCGCGTGGTCGACATCGATACGAGGCGCGGCGGTGGCTGA
- a CDS encoding ABC transporter ATP-binding protein, which translates to MTRLLDVRGLITAFDTSEGTVRAVDGVDFHVDEGESVALVGESGCGKSVTALSIMRLIQPPSGRIERGRIELAGTDLLALPEPEMRQVRGGQIAMIFQEPMTSLNPVLTVGYQIAEAVQIHRRLSSRQAWEEAVRMLDLVEIPDPAERARAYPHQLSGGMRQRVMIAMALSCSPRLLIADEPTTALDVTIQAQILELLDSLRARLGMALLLITHDLGVVAERCSRVLVMYAGRVVEDGPVAEVFERADHPYTLGLLRSVPRLGRTRGHLATIPGVVPRLTALPSGCRFRDRCQFAIDDCARIDPPLEPVTSARQRAACIVSARDGGLPQ; encoded by the coding sequence ATGACGCGCCTGCTCGACGTGCGCGGGCTGATCACCGCCTTCGACACCAGTGAAGGCACGGTGCGCGCCGTCGACGGCGTCGATTTCCACGTCGACGAGGGCGAGTCGGTCGCGCTGGTGGGCGAATCCGGCTGCGGCAAGAGCGTCACGGCTCTGTCGATCATGCGCCTGATCCAGCCTCCGTCCGGACGCATCGAGCGTGGACGGATCGAGCTTGCGGGGACCGATCTGCTGGCGCTGCCCGAGCCCGAGATGCGGCAGGTGCGCGGCGGCCAGATCGCGATGATCTTCCAGGAGCCGATGACGTCGCTCAATCCGGTGCTCACGGTGGGCTACCAGATCGCCGAGGCGGTGCAGATCCACCGCCGCCTGTCCTCTCGTCAGGCATGGGAAGAAGCGGTGCGCATGCTCGACCTGGTCGAGATTCCCGATCCTGCCGAACGCGCCCGTGCCTATCCGCATCAGCTCAGCGGCGGCATGCGCCAGCGCGTGATGATCGCGATGGCGCTCTCGTGCAGTCCGCGCCTGCTCATCGCCGACGAGCCGACCACTGCGCTGGACGTGACGATTCAGGCGCAGATCCTCGAGCTGCTCGACAGCCTGCGCGCGCGCCTGGGCATGGCGCTGCTGCTGATCACGCACGATCTGGGCGTCGTCGCCGAGCGCTGCTCGCGTGTGCTGGTCATGTACGCGGGACGTGTGGTCGAGGATGGACCCGTGGCCGAGGTCTTCGAGCGCGCCGATCATCCCTACACGCTGGGCCTGCTGCGCTCGGTGCCGCGCCTGGGCCGCACGCGCGGCCACCTGGCCACGATCCCCGGCGTCGTCCCGCGCCTGACCGCGCTTCCCTCGGGCTGCCGCTTCCGCGACCGCTGCCAGTTCGCGATCGACGACTGCGCGCGCATCGATCCGCCACTGGAGCCGGTGACGAGCGCGCGGCAGCGCGCGGCGTGCATCGTCTCGGCGCGCGATGGAGGGCTGCCGCAGTGA
- a CDS encoding peptide-binding protein, with product MAERTWLVAALLALLCAACGQRQESAAVVPELDPSQDVPAYGDAIVHGSIGDGSTLIPMLSSDSASHEYAGYIFDGLLTYDKTLSTLEPRLAERWEVSSDGLQITFHLRKDVKWTDGAPFTARDVEFGFHTIRDPATLTSYAEDYMQVKSFELLDDHSFRVTYEKPFAPALASWGNMVVLPRHLLEGKNINETDFGQKPVGLGSHMFESWERNTRFTLRANPAYYRGRAYIERVAFRVIPDQGTQFLELKSGGIDMMGLAPLQYSRQTSTPFFDKSFRKYRYVSNSYTYLGYNLSNPMFADVRVRRAFTYAIDKQEIVDVVLFGLGQPADTPYRPGTVWLNENVAKYAHDPARARELLAQAGWKDSDGDGILDKDGKPFSFKIITNQGNDQRLKTATIVQRRLREIGVDVGVRVLEWSSFINDFVDKRRFDVVMLGWSLSLDPDQYDIWHSSKTGVKQFNFVGYANAEVDELLERGRRVFDEGERKRIYDRVQDLLAADQPYTFLYVPDALPIVSARFRGIEEAPGGIEWNFIRWYVPRPLQRYAVMQ from the coding sequence GTGGCTGAACGAACGTGGCTGGTGGCCGCGCTGCTGGCGCTGCTGTGCGCCGCGTGCGGCCAGCGCCAGGAGAGCGCTGCCGTGGTGCCCGAGCTCGACCCGTCCCAGGACGTGCCCGCGTATGGCGACGCCATCGTGCATGGCAGCATCGGCGACGGTTCGACGCTGATCCCCATGCTTTCCTCCGACAGCGCCTCCCACGAATACGCCGGCTACATCTTCGACGGCCTGCTGACGTACGACAAGACATTGAGCACCCTGGAGCCGCGCCTGGCCGAGCGGTGGGAGGTCTCGAGCGATGGGCTGCAGATCACGTTCCACCTTCGCAAGGACGTCAAATGGACGGACGGCGCGCCGTTCACGGCGCGCGACGTCGAGTTCGGGTTCCACACCATTCGCGATCCCGCCACGCTGACGTCCTATGCCGAAGACTACATGCAGGTGAAGAGCTTCGAGCTGCTGGACGATCACAGCTTCCGCGTCACCTACGAAAAGCCGTTCGCGCCCGCGCTGGCATCCTGGGGAAACATGGTGGTCCTGCCCCGCCATCTGCTCGAGGGGAAGAACATCAACGAAACCGATTTCGGCCAGAAGCCGGTCGGCCTCGGCTCGCACATGTTCGAATCGTGGGAGCGCAACACGCGTTTCACGCTGCGCGCCAATCCCGCCTACTATCGCGGCCGCGCTTACATCGAGCGCGTCGCCTTCCGCGTCATCCCCGATCAAGGCACGCAGTTCCTCGAGCTGAAGTCGGGCGGCATCGACATGATGGGGCTGGCCCCGCTGCAGTACTCGCGTCAGACCTCCACGCCGTTCTTCGACAAGTCCTTCCGCAAGTACCGCTACGTCTCCAACAGCTACACGTACCTCGGCTACAATCTGTCCAATCCGATGTTCGCCGACGTGCGCGTGCGCCGTGCCTTCACCTACGCCATTGACAAGCAGGAGATCGTCGACGTGGTGCTGTTCGGGCTGGGGCAGCCCGCCGACACCCCGTACCGTCCCGGCACGGTCTGGCTGAACGAGAACGTCGCCAAGTACGCGCACGATCCGGCGCGGGCGCGCGAGCTGCTGGCGCAGGCCGGATGGAAGGACAGCGACGGCGACGGCATCCTGGACAAGGACGGCAAGCCTTTCTCGTTCAAGATCATCACCAACCAGGGCAACGACCAGCGGCTGAAGACGGCGACGATCGTGCAGAGGCGCCTGCGCGAGATCGGCGTCGACGTGGGCGTGCGCGTGCTCGAATGGTCGTCGTTCATCAACGATTTCGTCGACAAGCGCCGCTTCGACGTGGTCATGCTCGGCTGGAGCCTGTCGCTGGACCCCGACCAGTACGACATCTGGCATTCGAGCAAGACGGGCGTCAAGCAGTTCAACTTCGTGGGTTACGCCAATGCGGAAGTGGACGAGCTGCTCGAGCGCGGGCGCCGCGTCTTCGACGAAGGCGAGCGCAAACGCATCTACGACCGCGTGCAGGACCTGCTGGCGGCCGACCAGCCCTACACGTTCCTGTACGTGCCCGATGCGCTGCCCATCGTCTCCGCCCGTTTCCGCGGGATCGAGGAGGCGCCTGGGGGCATCGAATGGAACTTCATCCGGTGGTACGTGCCGCGGCCCCTGCAACGCTACGCGGTGATGCAGTAG
- a CDS encoding ABC transporter permease, translating to MLVYVARRIAAFVPLLIGITLVSFLVMEMAPGNPVDLMTDMNPKASPEAREKLEKYYGLDKPFYVQYGLWLGRIVQGDLGTSFSRDRRPVLDKIMEAIPITLLISAIDLVLILVLAIPIGVFSAANQHSWLDRATTVFVFIGFAMPGFWFALLGMILFGETLGWLPISDLKSLDYDSYSVGGKILDRIRHLILPVAISTLTGLAGMSRYMRSSMLEVLRQDYIQTARAKGLDENVVIYRHALRNALLPVVTIIGLSIPGLIGGSVIAETIFGIPGMGRLFFTGVMSRDYPVVMGITLIGAVLTLLGNLLADLMYLAVDPRLRSR from the coding sequence ATGCTCGTCTACGTCGCCAGACGCATCGCGGCCTTCGTTCCGCTCCTGATCGGCATCACGCTGGTGTCGTTCCTGGTCATGGAGATGGCGCCGGGCAACCCGGTCGATCTGATGACCGACATGAACCCGAAGGCAAGCCCGGAGGCGCGCGAGAAGCTCGAGAAGTATTACGGCCTCGACAAGCCGTTCTACGTTCAGTACGGGCTCTGGCTGGGCCGCATCGTGCAGGGCGATCTCGGCACGTCGTTTTCGCGCGATCGGCGCCCGGTCCTGGACAAGATCATGGAGGCGATCCCGATCACGCTGCTGATCAGCGCGATCGATTTGGTGCTGATCCTGGTCCTGGCCATTCCCATCGGCGTGTTCTCGGCGGCCAACCAGCACTCCTGGCTGGACCGCGCTACCACCGTCTTCGTCTTCATCGGCTTTGCCATGCCCGGCTTCTGGTTCGCGCTCCTCGGCATGATCCTGTTCGGCGAGACGCTGGGGTGGCTGCCGATCTCGGACCTGAAGTCGCTCGACTACGATTCCTACAGCGTTGGGGGCAAGATCCTCGACCGCATCCGACACCTCATCCTGCCGGTGGCCATCTCGACGCTGACCGGGCTGGCGGGCATGTCGCGCTACATGCGCTCGAGCATGCTCGAGGTGCTGCGCCAGGACTACATCCAGACCGCGCGCGCCAAGGGCCTGGACGAGAACGTCGTCATCTACCGGCACGCGCTGCGCAACGCGCTTCTGCCCGTGGTCACCATCATCGGCCTTTCCATACCCGGCCTCATCGGCGGCTCGGTCATCGCCGAGACGATCTTCGGCATCCCTGGAATGGGCCGCCTCTTCTTCACCGGTGTCATGTCGCGCGACTATCCCGTCGTCATGGGCATCACGCTGATCGGGGCCGTGCTGACGCTGCTCGGCAACCTTCTGGCCGACCTCATGTACCTTGCCGTCGATCCGCGCCTGAGGAGCCGGTGA
- a CDS encoding dipeptide ABC transporter ATP-binding protein — MSVAGERGDAAGRSQPLVRAVGLTKEFRVGGMFGAARTVKAVAGIDLAIDAGRTLGIVGESGCGKSTLGRLLLRLLEPTSGRVEFEGVDLSSLSPSQLRAMRRRMQIVFQDPYASLNPRMRIGRIVGEGLEVHGIARGRDLRDRVIELLGRVGLGADAYSRYPHEFSGGQRQRIGIARALALSPRFIVADEPVSALDVSVGAQILNLLMDLQEERGLAFAFISHDLRVVEHVSHDVAVMYLGRIVELAPAERIYAAPQHPYTQALLSAVPTVEGAARKQRIVLAGDVPSPVNPPSGCPFHPRCPVAVARCRVDVPPLLDRGGHATACHLLDPPGTLDPAST, encoded by the coding sequence GTGAGCGTGGCGGGCGAGCGAGGAGACGCGGCAGGCCGGTCGCAGCCGCTGGTGCGTGCCGTCGGCCTGACCAAGGAGTTTCGCGTCGGCGGCATGTTCGGTGCGGCGCGTACCGTCAAGGCAGTGGCAGGCATCGACCTCGCCATCGACGCCGGCCGCACGCTCGGGATCGTCGGCGAGTCGGGCTGCGGCAAGTCGACGCTCGGCCGCCTCCTGCTCCGGCTTCTCGAGCCGACCTCGGGCCGCGTCGAGTTCGAGGGCGTCGATCTGTCGTCGCTGTCGCCGTCGCAGCTGCGCGCGATGCGCCGGCGCATGCAGATCGTGTTTCAGGACCCGTACGCTTCGCTCAACCCGCGCATGCGCATCGGCCGCATCGTCGGCGAGGGATTGGAGGTCCACGGTATCGCTCGCGGGCGTGACCTGCGCGATCGCGTCATCGAGCTGCTTGGGCGCGTCGGCCTCGGCGCCGACGCCTATTCGCGCTACCCGCACGAGTTCAGCGGCGGGCAGCGCCAGAGGATCGGCATCGCACGCGCGCTCGCGCTGTCGCCGCGCTTCATCGTCGCCGATGAGCCGGTCTCGGCGCTCGACGTTTCGGTGGGCGCGCAGATCCTCAACCTGCTGATGGATCTCCAGGAAGAGCGCGGCCTGGCATTCGCATTCATCTCGCACGACCTGCGCGTGGTCGAGCACGTCAGCCACGACGTGGCGGTGATGTATCTCGGCCGGATCGTCGAGCTGGCGCCGGCGGAGCGGATCTACGCGGCGCCGCAGCATCCGTACACGCAGGCGCTGCTTTCGGCGGTGCCGACCGTCGAAGGCGCTGCGCGAAAGCAGCGCATCGTGCTGGCCGGTGACGTGCCGAGCCCGGTGAACCCGCCGAGCGGCTGCCCGTTCCATCCGCGCTGCCCCGTGGCCGTGGCTCGCTGCCGCGTGGATGTGCCACCGCTGCTCGATCGTGGCGGCCATGCCACCGCGTGCCATCTTCTGGATCCGCCCGGGACGCTCGATCCGGCGTCTACTTGA